From one Pseudomonadota bacterium genomic stretch:
- the map gene encoding type I methionyl aminopeptidase, with the protein MTISNQNDLEALREIGGIVARVLKAMADALEPGMTTRELDDLGRRLLEEAGAQAAPELCYGFPGATCISINEEVAHGVPGERVIAPGDLVNIDVSAEKGGYFADTGGSFPVPPVEPDIARLCRDGRRALWQGIHEVRPGRRLNRIGARIQAFADKKGYSLIRNLASHGVGRSLHEEPAVIPTWRDRHDSRIMTDGMVFTIEPFLSTGATWAEDTEDGWTLVTAPQHRSVQYEHTLVATKRGPIILTEAA; encoded by the coding sequence AGGCGATGGCTGACGCGCTAGAACCGGGCATGACAACGCGCGAACTGGACGATCTCGGCAGGCGCCTCCTCGAAGAGGCCGGGGCGCAGGCGGCACCGGAATTGTGCTACGGCTTCCCCGGCGCAACCTGTATCAGCATCAACGAAGAAGTCGCCCACGGCGTCCCCGGAGAGCGCGTGATCGCACCGGGCGATCTCGTCAACATCGACGTTTCGGCAGAGAAGGGCGGGTACTTCGCCGATACCGGTGGCAGTTTCCCGGTGCCGCCCGTCGAACCCGACATCGCACGACTGTGCCGCGACGGCCGACGCGCACTATGGCAGGGCATCCACGAGGTGCGCCCGGGTCGTCGTCTGAACCGCATTGGCGCGCGCATACAAGCGTTTGCGGACAAGAAAGGCTATTCGCTCATTCGCAACCTGGCGAGTCACGGCGTCGGCCGCAGTCTCCATGAAGAACCGGCCGTCATCCCGACTTGGCGCGATCGCCACGACAGCCGGATCATGACCGATGGGATGGTTTTCACGATCGAGCCGTTCCTGTCGACTGGCGCGACCTGGGCCGAAGACACCGAAGACGGATGGACGCTGGTTACCGCGCCACAGCACCGCTCTGTCCAGTACGAACACACGCTGGTCGCAACCAAACGGGGACCGATCATTTTGACCGAAGCTGCATGA
- a CDS encoding DUF4197 domain-containing protein, translating to MKRRNFVLGALAGVTLPIAARADDLLDGITDSLGDLGSTGSSTSGSGGGDLGAGLSNGEIDSGLREALRLASERTVDQVGAVDGFNGDPSIHIPLPDSLDTVQSALKTVGMSDMADDLELKINRAAEEASGEAVDVFFGAIDQMTLDDARGILNGPDDAATQYFRRTTSDDLKTRMRPIVDSSLSDVGAIQSYDAMMGEYDSIPFVPDVKADLTDYALDGTLDGIFHYLAEQETAIRTDPVARSTELLQQVFGG from the coding sequence ATGAAACGTCGTAATTTTGTCTTGGGCGCGTTGGCCGGCGTGACACTGCCGATTGCAGCACGCGCCGACGACCTGCTTGATGGCATAACCGATTCGCTGGGCGACTTAGGCAGCACCGGATCGAGCACCAGCGGATCCGGTGGTGGCGATCTGGGTGCCGGGCTCAGCAATGGCGAGATCGATTCCGGACTACGCGAGGCCCTGCGCCTGGCAAGCGAACGGACCGTCGACCAGGTTGGCGCGGTCGATGGCTTCAACGGCGATCCATCCATTCACATCCCGCTGCCGGACTCTCTGGATACCGTGCAGAGCGCGCTGAAGACGGTCGGCATGTCGGACATGGCCGACGACCTTGAGCTCAAGATCAACCGTGCGGCTGAGGAAGCGTCCGGCGAAGCGGTCGACGTCTTTTTCGGCGCCATCGACCAGATGACCCTGGATGACGCGCGCGGCATCCTGAACGGGCCCGATGACGCCGCGACCCAGTACTTCCGGCGCACCACGAGCGATGATCTGAAGACGCGCATGCGCCCCATCGTTGACAGCAGCCTGAGCGACGTCGGCGCTATCCAGTCCTATGACGCCATGATGGGCGAGTATGACAGCATCCCCTTCGTGCCGGATGTGAAGGCTGATCTCACCGACTATGCGCTGGACGGCACGCTGGACGGCATCTTCCATTACCTCGCGGAGCAGGAAACGGCGATCCGCACCGACCCGGTAGCGCGCTCGACCGAGCTGTTGCAGCAGGTGTTCGGCGGCTGA